A single Acetivibrio cellulolyticus CD2 DNA region contains:
- a CDS encoding 4'-phosphopantetheinyl transferase family protein, which produces MSSQYAINDSLESISELYGFEFSVVDMSKLREKDLNLLSVLSEKEIEHLDGVKIEKNKIQWIAGRYAVKSALFKYKLERAVLMDLSCIDVLKGSNSAPYILQYPDLCVSITHSFPYCVGIVSGRRIGVDIDQINEPQESLIRYFYCDAEKVILDSFKGTDEFACQAMIYWTRKEAASKLLQLGMQMDFKNLDTSGDRTIIDKCNIRFESFICREFCVSIAVEEEIKK; this is translated from the coding sequence ATGAGCAGCCAGTATGCGATTAATGATTCACTAGAGTCAATAAGCGAATTGTATGGATTTGAATTCTCTGTGGTAGATATGAGTAAGCTTAGAGAGAAGGATTTAAACCTTCTCTCAGTGCTCTCGGAAAAAGAAATTGAACATTTGGACGGGGTGAAGATCGAAAAAAATAAAATCCAGTGGATAGCGGGCAGATATGCCGTTAAGTCTGCACTATTTAAATACAAGCTGGAAAGAGCGGTGCTTATGGACCTTTCGTGTATAGATGTACTGAAAGGATCGAATTCCGCTCCATATATTCTTCAATATCCGGATTTATGTGTTTCAATAACACATTCCTTTCCATATTGTGTAGGGATAGTATCAGGTAGGAGAATTGGCGTAGATATTGATCAGATTAACGAACCTCAAGAATCGCTGATAAGGTATTTTTATTGTGATGCTGAGAAGGTAATTTTAGATAGCTTTAAAGGTACTGATGAATTTGCATGCCAGGCAATGATTTACTGGACAAGAAAAGAGGCAGCTTCTAAGCTGTTGCAGCTTGGAATGCAAATGGATTTTAAGAACCTTGATACATCTGGAGATAGAACTATTATAGATAAATGCAATATTCGCTTTGAATCATTTATATGTAGGGAGTTTTGTGTGTCAATTGCAGTTGAAGAAGAAATTAAGAAATAA